In the Arachis ipaensis cultivar K30076 chromosome B10, Araip1.1, whole genome shotgun sequence genome, one interval contains:
- the LOC107621426 gene encoding uncharacterized protein LOC107621426 encodes MDGTIALLKTSPVHVGDEVDESTEYFHRLFWTFFEAFEHCKPLISIDGTHLYGKYGGTLLLAIAQDGNLNILPVAFALVEGENAESHNGIKAALEEPDNGWQPPHAYRAYCIQHVAANFAPSFKGKDARRMLMNVAYAKTETEFDYWFDIMRIENPAICDWANRLEYDKWTQHKDGGRRFDHMTTNISECVNSVLKGTRNLLVTALMKSTYGRLEELFVVRGQTAEAQLGSGQRFCQALVKVIEHNLKDSRCFTVTLFDRHQSEYTVAEMTPTGNFSLRTYPVSLRDRTCDCGYFQALHYPWCHAIACCTQSRLDWTTYVHEVYTMSKVFSIYQIGFLPLILEGLWPPYTGPTIVPNPNMRRAREG; translated from the exons ATGGACGGAACGATAGCTTTGTTGAAGACTTCTCCAGTGCATGTTGGTGATGAGGTTGATGAGTCTACAGAGTACTTTCATCGACTTTTCTGGACATTCTTTGAGGCTTTTGAACATTGCAAGCCACTAATCAGCATTGACGGTACGCATCTGTATGGGAAGTATGGCGGGACTTTGCTTCTGGCTATTGCACAAGATGGAAATTTGAATATATTGCCAGTTGCTTTTGCACTTGTTGAGGGGGAGAATGCTGAGTC ACACAACGGTATTAAGGCTGCACTAGAAGAACCAGACAATGGTTGGCAACCGCCTCATGCATATCGGGCGTATTGCATTCAACACGTTGCAGCTAATTTTGCTCCCAGTTTCAAGGGTAAGGATGCAAGGCGGATGCTCATGAATGTGGCGTATGCCAAGACTGAGACCGAATTTGACTACTGGTTTGATATTATGAGGATTGAGAATCCGGCCATATGTGATTGGGCCAACCGACTGGAGTATGATAAGTGGACCCAACACAAGGATGGAGGCAGACGGTTCGACCACATGACTACGAACATATCCGAGTGTGTTAACTCTGTATTAAAGGGGACACGGAATCTGCTGGTTACTGCGCTTATGAAATCCACATACGGGAGGTTAGAAGAGCTTTTTGTCGTCCGAGGGCAGACAGCAGAGGCGCAGTTGGGATCAGGCCAACGGTTTTGCCAGGCGCTGGTCAAGGTGATAGAGCACAACTTGAAAGATTCGAGGTGCTTCACGGTTACTCTGTTTGACAGACATCAGTCTGAGTATACCGTGGCTGAGATGACCCCAACCGGTAATTTTTCGCTTAGGACGTATCCGGTTTCCCTCAGAGATCGCACTTGTGACTGTGGGTACTTTCAAGCTCTCCATTACCCGTGGTGCCATGCGATTGCATGTTGTACTCAGTCCCGATTAGACTGGACTACATACGTCCATGAGGTTTATACCATGAGTAAGGTGTTCAGTATATACCAGATAGGGTTTTTGCCCCTTATTCTAGAGGGTCTGTGGCCACCGTACACCGGTCCTACTATCGTTCCTAATCCTAACATGAGACGTGCCAGAGAAGGGTGA
- the LOC110268491 gene encoding tyrosine-protein phosphatase non-receptor type 23-like, translating to MSDEQSDSAMMNPWDIKDPWDMIDFYIDEPPQFQFESPPLPEPVWNGDQNNVGDPQPQPCAMDVSGNQPPQPVIDECFPEAMKMIEHYCESPLSGYQPFQSQLQPCAIDVCGNQQPQLPSQPIIDEYFPEVMKRTEHYCGSPLSGYQPHQSQPQSCPIDVCGNQPAQLPSQSQPWSRPLQSQPQPCAIGMYGNLPPQLPSQPPQLPPQPQPWSWPRPQPQSGPRSQPWSRSRSRPRLLFEPRPQSQTDIVRMATNKFFTDTCGYPPPQPQLQPQPQPQTEWDTRNMLELIPNVDGHQPLQPQPLVWTLEENKAFESVITSCFQDALHNHREAVAARLPGRTPHSCKNAFRS from the coding sequence atgagtGACGAGCAATCAGATTCCGCAATGATGAATCCGTGGGATATCAAAGACCCGTGGGATATGATAGACTTTTATATCGATGAACCACCGCAGTTTCAGTTTGAGTCTCCGCCTCTGCCTGAGCCCGTCTGGAATGGGGACCAAAACAATGTAGGTGATCCCCAGCCCCAGCCGTGTGCTATGGACGTCAGTGGTAATCAACCACCTCAGCCGGTTATTGATGAGTGTTTCCCGGAAGCTATGAAGATGATAGAGCACTATTGTGAAAGCCCATTATCTGGTTATCAACCATTTCAGTCTCAGCTTCAGCCATGTGCCATTGACGTGTGTGGTAATCAACAACCTCAGTTACCGTCTCAGCCGATTATTGATGAGTATTTCCCAGAAGTTATGAAGAGGACAGAGCACTATTGTGGAAGCCCATTATCTGGTTATCAACCACATCAGTCTCAGCCTCAGTCATGTCCCATTGACGTGTGTGGTAATCAACCAGCTCAACTACCGTCTCAGTCTCAGCCTTGGTCTCGGCCACTTCAGTCTCAGCCTCAACCGTGTGCCATTGGCATGTATGGTAATCTACCACCTCAGCTACCGTCTCAACCACCTCAGCTACCGCCTCAGCCTCAGCCTTGGTCTTGGCCTCGGCCTCAGCCTCAGTCTGGGCCTCGTTCTCAGCCTTGGTCTCGGTCTCGGTCTCGGCCTCGGCTTCTTTTTGAGCCTCGGCCTCAGTCTCAGACGGATATAGTAAGGATGGCGACGAATAAGTTTTTCACTGACACATGTGGTTATCCCCCACCTCAGCCTCAGCTTCAGCCTCAGCCTCAGCCTCAGACTGAGTGGGATACGAGGAACATGTTAGAGCTGATTCCCAATGTCGATGGTCATCAACCACTTCAACCTCAACCTCTGGTCTGGACTTTGGAGGAGAACAAGGCTTTTGAGTCTGTTATTACCAGTTGTTTTCAGGATGCTCTACACAACCACCGGGAGGCAGTGGCTGCTCGTCTCCCCGGCAGGACCCCGCACAGCTGCAAGAACGCTTTCAGAAGCTGA
- the LOC107623963 gene encoding psbP domain-containing protein 2, chloroplastic has translation MALKTCFTLLHHSQHSSSRTFFSIPSFNSATCILHNEPHNNHILHLSTFFTKRKLNLALLLTTFLLSNLSNTSGALLMAQELDLELQRYTDSKEGFTLLIPSSWTKVDKAGATALFQDASMGSNNIGVVVNPVRLANLGDFGSPEFVADKLLQAERRKESTKEAELIAASERSGNGGLQIYEFEYTIDSTRGGKKRIFSAAFVTSKKLCLLNIVHSDKPESPLEPYKRMILEQVLHSFNAAA, from the exons ATGGCTTTGAAAACTTGCTTCACTCTTCTCCACCATTCACAACACTCTTCTTCCAGAACCTTCTTCTCAATCCCCTCTTTCAATTCTGCTACCTGCATTCTTCACAATGAACCTCACAACAACCACATCCTGCATTTATCAACATTTTTTACTAAGAGGAAGCTCAATCTTGCTCTTCTTCTCACAACTTTTCTTTTGAGCAATTTATCAAACACTAGTGGTGCATTGTTGATGGCTCAAGAGTTGGACTTGGAGCTTCAGAGATACACTGATTCCAAGGAAGGTTTCACTCTTCTTATACCCTCTTCTTGGACTAAG GTTGATAAAGCTGGGGCAACTGCTCTGTTTCAAGATGCAAGTATGGGGAGCAACAACATTGGGGTTGTCGTGAACCCAGTTCGTCTTGCAAATCTTGGAGACTTTGGGAGCCCCGAGTTTGTAGCTGATAAGCTTTTACAAGCAGAAAGGCGTAAG GAAAGTACAAAGGAAGCTGAATTAATTGCAGCTTCAGAAAGATCAGGAAATGGAGGTTTGCAAATTTATGAATTTGAATATACCATTGATAGTACTCGTGGAGGAAAGAAGAGGATATTTTCTGCAGCATTTGTGACCTCAAAGAAACTCTGTCTTCTTAACATTGTTCATTCTGATAAACCAGAGAGTCCTCTTGAACCATATAAAAGAATGATTTTAGAGCAAGTTCTCCATTCCTTTAATGCAGCAGCTTAA